In Streptomyces ambofaciens ATCC 23877, a single genomic region encodes these proteins:
- a CDS encoding TerD family protein, with amino-acid sequence MAREFQRGHKARISDLTAGTDLYVGVQISGPGLSFDISCFGLDAEERLSDDRYFVFFNQPKTPEESIQLLGAQAGDTESFRVTLDRIPPQIQKLSFTATIDGAGQMSQVSSGYVRIVAGGEEVARYPFSGSEFSTERAVMLGDFYLKDVWRFAAVGQGFDGGLDALLRNFGGEVAEEEAPAPQQAQQAQAGAVPGFAPPAQAAAPPAFGAPAAPAAVSAPAPSPAPVPQSAPQPAAQGFAPTPGATPPPAPASGPDVHAAQTIVAPMNTPPGGSPVAAPAPPPGYGQPGLPGQQQSPYGQVPGQTAPPPPGYGQPQTPQAPPPPPGYGQPTPPPGYGQQAPYGAPPGMPQGAPHGAVPQGAPQGIPQGAPQGAGVTAALQQFRETATGQRWTQQNKKLVRVDLGAEGQPVLARQGSMVLYQGKVDFSYKGAGFAGRVVGNATGQEMQLMRCTGKGQVFLADNSAMLHPIELQGDAICVSAENVLAFDESLQYEVRRIEGHGIPGGALFTMQFQGTGTIVVKTHGVPVVLPVTPTTFADCNAVVAWSAAAQVVVSSQVRMRRNSYAGDTGESVNLQFRAAPGNFVVVQPYEI; translated from the coding sequence ATGGCCAGGGAATTCCAACGCGGCCACAAGGCCAGGATCAGTGACCTCACCGCGGGCACGGATCTGTACGTAGGCGTGCAGATCTCCGGCCCCGGGCTGAGCTTCGACATCAGCTGCTTCGGTCTCGACGCCGAGGAGCGGCTGTCGGACGACCGGTACTTCGTGTTCTTCAACCAGCCGAAGACCCCCGAGGAATCCATCCAGCTCCTGGGTGCGCAGGCGGGGGACACGGAGTCGTTCCGGGTCACCCTCGACCGGATCCCGCCGCAGATCCAGAAGCTGTCCTTCACGGCGACGATCGACGGCGCCGGGCAGATGTCCCAGGTCTCCTCCGGATACGTCCGGATCGTCGCGGGCGGCGAGGAGGTGGCCCGGTACCCGTTCAGCGGCTCGGAGTTCTCCACCGAGCGCGCCGTGATGCTGGGCGACTTCTACCTGAAGGACGTGTGGCGTTTCGCCGCCGTCGGCCAGGGCTTCGACGGCGGGCTGGACGCGCTGCTGAGGAACTTCGGCGGCGAGGTGGCCGAGGAGGAGGCACCCGCACCGCAGCAGGCGCAGCAGGCGCAGGCCGGCGCGGTCCCGGGCTTCGCCCCGCCCGCCCAGGCCGCGGCGCCTCCGGCGTTCGGTGCTCCCGCCGCACCTGCGGCCGTGTCCGCACCCGCGCCGTCCCCTGCCCCCGTACCGCAGTCGGCGCCGCAGCCCGCCGCGCAGGGCTTCGCCCCAACGCCGGGCGCCACCCCACCCCCGGCCCCCGCGTCCGGTCCGGACGTGCACGCCGCGCAGACCATCGTCGCCCCCATGAACACCCCGCCGGGCGGCTCCCCGGTGGCGGCCCCGGCTCCGCCGCCGGGTTACGGCCAGCCGGGCCTGCCCGGTCAGCAGCAGTCGCCGTACGGTCAGGTCCCCGGCCAGACCGCCCCGCCGCCTCCCGGCTACGGCCAGCCGCAGACCCCCCAGGCCCCACCCCCGCCGCCCGGGTACGGCCAGCCGACCCCGCCCCCTGGCTACGGCCAGCAGGCTCCCTACGGAGCCCCGCCCGGCATGCCGCAGGGCGCCCCGCACGGCGCCGTGCCCCAAGGCGCACCGCAGGGAATCCCGCAAGGCGCACCGCAGGGCGCCGGTGTGACGGCCGCGCTCCAGCAGTTCCGTGAGACGGCGACCGGGCAGCGCTGGACGCAGCAGAACAAGAAGCTGGTCCGCGTCGACCTCGGCGCCGAAGGCCAGCCCGTACTGGCCCGGCAGGGCAGCATGGTGCTCTACCAGGGCAAGGTCGACTTCAGTTACAAGGGCGCCGGATTCGCCGGCCGGGTCGTGGGCAACGCCACGGGCCAGGAGATGCAGCTGATGCGCTGCACCGGCAAGGGACAGGTGTTCCTCGCCGACAACTCCGCGATGCTGCACCCCATCGAGCTCCAGGGCGACGCCATCTGCGTCTCCGCGGAGAACGTCCTCGCCTTCGACGAGAGCCTCCAGTACGAGGTCCGCCGCATCGAGGGGCACGGCATTCCCGGGGGCGCGCTGTTCACGATGCAGTTCCAGGGGACCGGCACGATCGTGGTCAAGACGCACGGCGTGCCCGTGGTGCTGCCCGTCACGCCCACCACGTTCGCCGACTGCAACGCGGTCGTCGCCTGGTCCGCCGCGGCCCAGGTGGTCGTCTCCAGCCAGGTGCGGATGCGCCGCAACTCCTACGCGGGTGACACCGGCGAGAGCGTCAACCTGCAGTTCCGGGCGGCGCCCGGCAACTTCGTCGTCGTCCAGCCGTACGAGATCTGA
- a CDS encoding NUDIX hydrolase, with the protein MSLHDDAILVLKGYEGQDDLRQVYLDHLATHPDGLWKACGDGHITASALVIDPSRGQVLLTLHKKLRMWLQMGGHCEPVDETLAGAALREGAEESGIAGLTLLPGGPVRLDRHHTPCAWHLDVQYAAVAPDGAVEAISDESLDLRWFPYAEVADVADESVVRLLEATRARL; encoded by the coding sequence GTGAGCCTCCACGACGACGCGATCCTGGTCCTCAAGGGGTACGAGGGCCAGGACGACCTGCGGCAGGTCTACCTGGACCATCTCGCCACGCACCCCGACGGTCTGTGGAAGGCCTGCGGGGACGGGCACATCACGGCGAGCGCCCTGGTGATCGACCCCTCGCGCGGGCAGGTCCTGCTGACCCTGCACAAGAAGCTGCGCATGTGGCTGCAGATGGGCGGCCACTGCGAGCCCGTCGACGAGACCCTCGCCGGGGCGGCCCTGCGCGAGGGCGCGGAGGAGTCCGGCATCGCCGGTCTGACCCTGCTCCCCGGCGGCCCCGTGCGACTCGACCGGCACCACACGCCCTGCGCCTGGCACCTGGACGTCCAGTACGCGGCGGTGGCTCCGGACGGGGCCGTGGAGGCGATCAGTGACGAGTCCCTCGACCTGCGCTGGTTCCCGTACGCCGAGGTCGCGGACGTGGCCGACGAGTCGGTCGTGCGCCTGCTGGAGGCGACCCGGGCCCGGCTCTGA
- a CDS encoding ABC1 kinase family protein has product MSDLPRKAVTRTAKLAALPLGFAGRATWGLGKRIVGESAEIVGQQLQQRTAEQLFKVLGELKGGAMKFGQALSVFESALPEEVAGPYRAALTKLQEAAPPMPTRTVHGVLAERLGEDWPDLFLEFEDKPAAAASIGQVHKAVWHDGREVAVKVQYPGAGEALLSDLNQLSRFARLLGPLVPGMDIKPLITELKDRVSEELDYDLEAQAQRTHAEEFADDPDIVVPDVVHQCEQVLVTEWIDGIPLSEIIAGGTPQQRDRAGQLLAHFLFSGPARTGLLHADPHPGNFRLLPGGPDGEDDWRLGVLDFGTVDRLPGGLPEPIGAALRMTLDGEADAVYEMLCAEGFVKESIELEPDAVLDYLLPIIEPARVDEFTFTRSWMRSQAARIGDPRSPAYQLAKQLNLPPAYLLIHRVTLSTIGVLCQLGATVRLRDELEEWLVGFRPEDEDAGGVYDVDGTAAEA; this is encoded by the coding sequence ATGTCTGATCTTCCGCGCAAGGCGGTCACCCGGACCGCCAAGCTCGCCGCGCTCCCGCTCGGCTTCGCCGGGCGGGCCACCTGGGGGCTCGGCAAGCGAATCGTGGGCGAGTCCGCGGAGATCGTCGGCCAACAGTTGCAGCAGCGCACCGCGGAGCAGTTGTTCAAGGTGCTGGGCGAGCTCAAGGGCGGGGCGATGAAGTTCGGGCAGGCCCTGTCCGTCTTCGAGTCGGCGCTGCCCGAGGAGGTCGCCGGCCCCTACCGGGCGGCGCTGACCAAGCTGCAGGAAGCGGCACCGCCGATGCCGACGCGCACGGTGCACGGTGTGCTCGCGGAGCGGCTCGGCGAGGACTGGCCCGACCTGTTCCTGGAGTTCGAGGACAAGCCGGCCGCGGCCGCCTCGATCGGTCAGGTGCACAAGGCGGTGTGGCACGACGGCCGCGAGGTGGCGGTCAAGGTGCAGTACCCGGGGGCCGGCGAGGCCCTGCTGTCCGACCTGAACCAGCTCAGCCGCTTCGCCCGCCTGCTGGGCCCGCTGGTCCCCGGCATGGACATCAAGCCGCTGATCACGGAGCTCAAGGACCGCGTCTCGGAGGAGCTGGACTACGACCTGGAGGCACAGGCCCAACGGACGCACGCCGAGGAGTTCGCGGACGACCCGGACATCGTCGTCCCGGACGTCGTCCACCAGTGCGAGCAGGTACTGGTCACCGAGTGGATCGACGGCATCCCCCTGTCCGAGATCATCGCGGGAGGTACGCCGCAGCAGCGCGACCGGGCCGGGCAGTTGCTGGCCCACTTCCTCTTCTCGGGTCCGGCACGCACCGGGCTGCTGCACGCCGACCCGCACCCCGGAAACTTCCGGCTGCTCCCCGGCGGGCCGGACGGCGAGGACGACTGGCGCCTCGGCGTCCTCGACTTCGGCACGGTCGACCGCCTCCCGGGCGGTCTGCCCGAACCCATCGGGGCGGCCCTGCGGATGACCCTGGACGGCGAGGCCGACGCCGTCTACGAGATGCTCTGCGCGGAGGGCTTCGTCAAGGAGTCGATAGAGCTGGAGCCCGACGCGGTCCTCGACTACCTTCTGCCGATCATCGAACCGGCACGTGTGGACGAGTTCACGTTCACCCGCAGCTGGATGCGGAGCCAGGCGGCCCGGATCGGCGACCCGCGCTCCCCCGCGTACCAGTTGGCCAAGCAGCTCAATCTGCCGCCCGCCTACCTCCTGATCCACCGGGTGACCTTGAGCACCATCGGTGTGCTGTGCCAGCTGGGGGCGACGGTGCGGCTGCGCGATGAGCTGGAGGAGTGGCTCGTAGGGTTCCGCCCCGAGGACGAGGACGCAGGGGGCGTGTACGACGTGGACGGGACGGCAGCGGAGGCGTGA
- a CDS encoding TOMM precursor leader peptide-binding protein produces MHPMVKPALRRGWRDLNTVQFGMTPAHALMLGPVDTATGSFLELLNGTRGPELLREEGRRMDLPDGHVDRVLDRLGRAGLLDDSRGGGPDADALREKKEVLDRLRPDLASLSLTTSEPGDAIRHLAARRSLRVRVMGAGRVGAVLSALLSGAGVGGVDVLDGGCVEPWDVTPGGLPAESVGDRRDETARRVVRRAAPDRPPRGGPASPSGEAAPGFSLVVVAPRDDVAVHAPDPATAESLMASGTPHLYAGVVEGTGIVGPLVLPGETGCAGCLHADRTDRDPVWPRLVAQWRSGTRLRVRPCDLTLATTVAGLAAAHALAFLDGRTPSSAGARWEVSLPGLRWHTRPVPAHPACPCGAAGKGGQEHTSEYGERRATMAGQGPSAGVRRKAVPARPAVTWRAHV; encoded by the coding sequence ATGCATCCGATGGTGAAACCCGCGCTCAGGCGCGGCTGGCGCGATCTGAACACCGTGCAGTTCGGGATGACGCCGGCGCACGCGCTGATGCTGGGCCCGGTGGACACCGCGACGGGCAGCTTCCTCGAACTGCTCAACGGCACCCGCGGGCCAGAGCTCCTGCGCGAGGAGGGCCGCCGCATGGACCTGCCGGACGGGCACGTCGACCGGGTGCTGGACCGGCTGGGCCGGGCCGGGCTCCTCGACGACTCCCGAGGCGGCGGGCCGGACGCCGACGCCCTGCGGGAGAAGAAGGAGGTCCTCGACCGGCTCCGCCCCGACCTGGCCTCGCTGTCCCTGACCACCTCCGAACCGGGTGACGCGATCCGGCACCTCGCGGCCCGGCGATCCCTCCGGGTGCGGGTCATGGGAGCGGGACGGGTGGGCGCGGTGCTGTCCGCCCTGTTGTCCGGTGCCGGAGTCGGCGGGGTCGACGTGCTCGACGGCGGATGCGTGGAGCCGTGGGACGTCACCCCGGGCGGGCTTCCCGCCGAGTCCGTCGGCGACCGCCGGGACGAGACGGCCCGCCGTGTGGTCCGCCGCGCCGCCCCCGACCGACCGCCGCGTGGCGGTCCCGCCTCTCCGTCCGGGGAGGCCGCTCCGGGATTCTCCCTGGTGGTCGTCGCCCCGCGCGACGATGTCGCGGTACACGCCCCCGACCCCGCCACGGCGGAGTCCCTCATGGCCTCCGGTACGCCCCATCTGTACGCGGGAGTCGTGGAGGGGACCGGCATCGTCGGCCCCCTCGTGCTGCCCGGTGAGACGGGCTGCGCGGGCTGCCTGCACGCGGACCGCACCGACCGGGACCCGGTCTGGCCCCGCCTGGTCGCACAGTGGCGCTCCGGCACCCGGCTCCGGGTGCGGCCCTGTGACCTCACCCTCGCCACGACGGTCGCCGGGCTGGCCGCGGCCCACGCGCTCGCCTTCCTGGACGGCCGGACGCCCTCCAGCGCGGGCGCGCGGTGGGAGGTCTCGCTGCCCGGTCTGCGGTGGCACACGCGCCCGGTCCCGGCGCATCCGGCGTGTCCGTGCGGTGCCGCCGGAAAAGGTGGGCAGGAACACACCTCCGAGTACGGGGAGCGGCGCGCGACAATGGCTGGGCAAGGGCCGTCAGCGGGAGTACGCCGTAAGGCAGTACCGGCGCGGCCGGCTGTGACTTGGAGGGCGCATGTCTGA
- a CDS encoding WhiB family transcriptional regulator, producing MQLEAHAPSVPPSDTIPKPVPTEDPALTPLTALTALDDAIENLGVPVPCRSYDPEVFFAESPADVEYAKSLCRTCPLIEACLAGAKERREPWGVWGGELFVQGVVVARKRPRGRPRKNPVTA from the coding sequence GTGCAACTCGAAGCGCACGCCCCGTCCGTACCGCCTTCCGACACGATCCCCAAGCCCGTCCCCACGGAGGACCCCGCCTTGACCCCGCTCACCGCGCTCACCGCGCTCGACGACGCCATCGAGAACCTGGGCGTGCCCGTCCCGTGCCGCTCCTACGACCCGGAGGTCTTCTTCGCCGAGTCGCCGGCCGACGTGGAGTACGCCAAGTCCCTCTGCCGCACCTGCCCGCTGATCGAGGCCTGCCTCGCCGGTGCCAAGGAGCGGCGTGAGCCCTGGGGCGTCTGGGGTGGCGAGCTGTTCGTCCAGGGTGTCGTCGTTGCCCGGAAGCGGCCCCGTGGTCGCCCGCGCAAGAACCCGGTCACCGCATGA
- a CDS encoding AIM24 family protein → MQSPLFAYNDQQTQEAWSLQNKHMLRVALEGHDDVLARKGTMVAYQGLVEFDAEYQSNNQSRARAHTGEGLDLMRCHGQGTVFFANLAQCIHVMDVEQDGLTVDSSYVLAMDSSLHHEVIAVDSLYGISGSGKYQLNITGRGRVALMTSGAPLLMQVTPDKYVNCDADAIVAWSTGLRVQMQAQTHSSGVWRRRGSTGEGWELNFMGSGFALVQPSELLPPQNAQIGSGLSAQYGMGQQGARGQNQGNVWS, encoded by the coding sequence ATGCAGAGCCCGCTTTTCGCCTACAACGACCAGCAGACCCAGGAAGCCTGGAGCCTGCAGAACAAGCACATGCTCCGCGTCGCCCTGGAGGGCCACGACGACGTACTCGCCCGCAAGGGCACGATGGTCGCCTACCAGGGCCTCGTCGAGTTCGACGCCGAGTACCAGAGCAACAACCAGTCGCGCGCGCGTGCGCACACGGGTGAGGGCCTGGACCTGATGCGCTGCCACGGGCAGGGCACGGTCTTCTTCGCCAACCTCGCCCAGTGCATCCACGTGATGGACGTCGAGCAGGACGGGCTCACCGTCGACAGCAGCTACGTGCTGGCGATGGACTCGTCCCTGCACCACGAGGTCATCGCGGTCGACAGCCTGTACGGCATCTCCGGCTCGGGGAAGTACCAGCTCAACATCACCGGCCGGGGGAGGGTCGCCCTGATGACCTCGGGTGCCCCCCTGCTCATGCAGGTGACGCCCGACAAGTACGTCAACTGCGACGCGGACGCGATCGTCGCCTGGTCCACGGGTCTGCGTGTGCAGATGCAGGCCCAGACGCACTCGTCCGGGGTGTGGCGGCGCCGGGGCAGTACCGGTGAGGGCTGGGAGCTGAACTTCATGGGCAGCGGCTTCGCGCTCGTCCAGCCCAGCGAGCTGCTGCCGCCGCAGAACGCGCAGATCGGCTCGGGCCTGTCCGCGCAGTACGGCATGGGCCAGCAGGGAGCCCGCGGCCAGAACCAGGGCAACGTCTGGAGCTGA
- a CDS encoding AIM24 family protein translates to MNQPLAGYAPAPVTARMENHGNHMLKVAMQTGHDLLARVGSMVAYEGFVQYEPNPPAVRQIARDWATGEGAPLMKCSGDGLLYLADYGANVVVINLNGDGISVNATNLLAFDAHLTWGVERVKGLAKFAGQGLWNTKISGQGWVALTSRGKPIVVDCGGGEDETYVDPDALVAWSPNLKVKGKRSFKAQSLIGRGSGEAYQMAFSGQGIVVVQPSEDSTDRLRVRG, encoded by the coding sequence ATGAACCAGCCGCTCGCGGGCTACGCTCCCGCACCGGTCACCGCCCGTATGGAGAACCACGGCAACCACATGCTGAAGGTCGCCATGCAGACCGGACACGACCTCCTCGCGCGCGTGGGCTCGATGGTCGCGTACGAGGGCTTCGTCCAGTACGAGCCCAATCCGCCGGCCGTCCGCCAGATCGCCCGCGACTGGGCCACCGGTGAGGGCGCGCCCCTGATGAAGTGCTCCGGCGACGGCCTGCTCTACCTCGCCGACTACGGCGCGAACGTCGTCGTCATCAACCTCAACGGCGACGGGATCTCCGTCAACGCCACCAACCTGCTCGCCTTCGACGCCCACCTGACGTGGGGTGTCGAGCGGGTCAAGGGGCTGGCGAAGTTCGCCGGCCAGGGCCTGTGGAACACCAAGATCTCCGGCCAGGGCTGGGTGGCGCTCACCTCCCGGGGCAAGCCGATCGTGGTCGACTGCGGTGGCGGTGAGGACGAGACGTACGTCGACCCGGACGCGCTCGTCGCCTGGTCCCCGAACCTCAAGGTGAAGGGCAAGCGCAGTTTCAAGGCGCAGTCGCTGATCGGCCGCGGCAGCGGCGAGGCCTACCAGATGGCCTTCTCCGGTCAGGGGATCGTCGTCGTCCAGCCCAGCGAGGACAGCACCGACCGCCTCCGGGTCCGGGGCTGA
- a CDS encoding SDR family oxidoreductase, which translates to MSSPDPQVRAARNQSTSSARPGARGPVVAVTGAASGVGALLTERLAASDEVRQVVAIDERRGECAAAQWQILDVRDPAIAEKLRGVDVVVHLALDLDLETDAAARTAYNVRGTQTVLTAAAAAGVHRVVLCTSAMVYGALPDNELPLSEDAELRATAEATGVGDLLEIERLARRAPRAHPGLNVTVVRPAVLVGGVDTALTRYFESPRLLVVAGSRPAWQFCHIDDLCSALEYAVLEKADGELAVGCDGWLEQEEVEELSGVRRMELPSAVALGAAARLHRIGLTPSPAGDLAYTMYPWVVSGSRLHDAGWRPKYTNEEVLAELLEEVSGRHTVAGRRLGRKDATAAGAAGATVALLGAAAVVRRARKARRRI; encoded by the coding sequence GTGAGTTCCCCAGATCCGCAGGTTCGCGCAGCGCGAAACCAGTCAACCAGTTCCGCCCGCCCCGGCGCGCGCGGACCCGTCGTCGCGGTCACCGGTGCCGCCTCCGGGGTCGGAGCGCTGCTCACCGAGCGGCTCGCCGCGTCCGACGAGGTCAGACAGGTCGTGGCCATCGACGAACGGCGTGGGGAGTGCGCGGCGGCGCAGTGGCAGATCCTGGACGTACGGGACCCCGCCATCGCCGAGAAGCTGCGCGGCGTGGACGTCGTGGTGCACCTGGCGCTCGACCTCGATCTGGAGACGGACGCGGCCGCGCGGACGGCTTACAACGTCCGGGGGACACAGACCGTCCTGACCGCGGCCGCGGCGGCCGGTGTGCACCGGGTCGTGCTGTGCACCTCCGCGATGGTCTACGGCGCCCTCCCGGACAACGAGCTGCCGCTGTCGGAGGACGCCGAACTGCGCGCCACGGCCGAGGCGACGGGCGTCGGGGACCTGCTGGAGATCGAGCGGCTCGCGCGCCGGGCGCCGCGGGCGCACCCCGGGCTGAACGTGACCGTCGTCCGCCCGGCGGTACTGGTCGGGGGTGTCGACACCGCGCTGACCAGGTACTTCGAGTCGCCTCGGCTGCTGGTCGTGGCCGGGTCGCGGCCGGCCTGGCAGTTCTGCCACATCGACGATCTGTGCAGCGCCCTGGAGTACGCCGTCCTGGAGAAGGCCGACGGGGAACTGGCCGTCGGGTGCGACGGGTGGCTGGAGCAGGAGGAGGTCGAGGAGCTCAGCGGGGTCCGGCGGATGGAGCTGCCGTCGGCGGTCGCGCTCGGCGCCGCGGCCCGGCTGCACCGGATCGGGCTGACGCCCTCACCGGCCGGTGACCTGGCGTACACGATGTACCCCTGGGTGGTGAGCGGCAGCCGGCTGCACGACGCCGGATGGCGGCCGAAGTACACCAACGAGGAGGTCCTCGCCGAGCTGCTGGAGGAGGTCTCCGGGCGGCACACGGTCGCCGGGCGGCGCCTCGGCCGCAAGGACGCGACGGCGGCGGGAGCCGCGGGGGCCACGGTGGCGCTGCTGGGCGCGGCGGCGGTGGTGCGTCGGGCGCGCAAGGCGCGGCGCCGCATCTGA
- a CDS encoding zinc-dependent metalloprotease, translating to MSDTPFGFGLPPEEPDDGDEGKKKDQQGGGGQGPANPFGFGTPGAGGFGGPGADNPFAAMFGSMNPTDLGAAFQQLGQMLSYEGGPVNWDMAKQIARQTVSQGTPDGTKDASVGPAERNAVQEAVRLADLWLDDATALPSGAGTAVAWSRAEWVEATLPAWRELVDPVAERVGTAMGDVLPEEMQAMAGPLIGMMRSMGGAMFGTQIGQAVGVLAGEVVGSTDVGLPLGPAGKAALLPVNIEAFGKDLGVAQEEVRLYLALREAAHQRLFAHVPWLRSHLFGAVDGYARGIKVDTAKLEDVVGQFDPQNPEQLQEALQQGMFQPEDTPEQKAALARLETALALVEGWVDAVVHAAAKPRLSSADALRETLRRRRASGGPAEQTFATLIGLELRPRRLRDASRLWASLTDARGVDGRDGLWAHPDMLPTATDLDDPDGFVHREQLDFSELDKMLGEAAGKPDLHKKDEKGRDGEGQAGTGADGGSDDAE from the coding sequence GTGAGTGACACCCCATTCGGATTCGGCCTTCCGCCGGAGGAGCCGGACGACGGCGACGAGGGCAAGAAGAAGGACCAGCAGGGCGGCGGTGGTCAGGGACCGGCCAACCCGTTCGGATTCGGGACGCCCGGAGCCGGCGGCTTCGGCGGCCCCGGTGCGGACAACCCGTTCGCTGCCATGTTCGGTTCCATGAACCCCACCGATCTGGGCGCCGCCTTCCAGCAGCTCGGCCAGATGCTCTCCTACGAGGGCGGCCCGGTGAACTGGGACATGGCCAAGCAGATCGCCCGCCAGACGGTCTCCCAGGGCACGCCGGACGGCACCAAGGACGCCAGCGTGGGTCCCGCCGAGCGCAATGCCGTCCAGGAAGCCGTCCGTCTGGCCGACCTGTGGCTGGACGACGCGACCGCGCTGCCGTCGGGCGCGGGCACCGCCGTGGCCTGGAGCCGCGCGGAGTGGGTCGAGGCGACGCTGCCCGCCTGGCGGGAGCTCGTCGATCCGGTCGCCGAGCGCGTCGGCACCGCCATGGGTGACGTGCTGCCGGAGGAGATGCAGGCCATGGCCGGCCCGCTGATCGGCATGATGCGATCCATGGGCGGCGCCATGTTCGGCACGCAGATCGGCCAGGCCGTCGGTGTGCTCGCGGGCGAGGTCGTGGGCTCGACCGACGTGGGTCTCCCGCTCGGCCCGGCCGGCAAGGCCGCACTGCTGCCGGTGAACATCGAGGCGTTCGGCAAGGACCTCGGCGTGGCGCAGGAGGAGGTGCGGCTGTATCTCGCCCTGCGCGAGGCCGCCCACCAGCGGCTCTTCGCCCATGTGCCGTGGCTGCGCTCGCACCTGTTCGGCGCGGTCGACGGCTACGCCCGCGGGATCAAGGTGGACACGGCCAAGCTGGAGGACGTGGTCGGCCAGTTCGACCCGCAGAACCCCGAGCAGCTGCAGGAGGCCCTTCAGCAGGGCATGTTCCAGCCGGAGGACACGCCGGAGCAGAAGGCGGCGCTGGCCCGGCTGGAGACGGCTCTGGCCCTGGTCGAGGGCTGGGTGGACGCGGTGGTGCACGCCGCCGCCAAGCCGCGTCTGTCCTCCGCGGACGCGCTGCGCGAGACACTGCGGCGCCGTCGCGCCTCGGGAGGCCCGGCGGAGCAGACGTTCGCCACGCTGATCGGTCTGGAGCTGCGCCCGCGCCGGCTGCGCGACGCCTCCCGCCTGTGGGCGTCGCTGACGGACGCGCGTGGTGTCGACGGCCGGGACGGCCTGTGGGCCCACCCGGACATGCTGCCGACCGCGACCGACCTGGACGACCCGGACGGCTTCGTGCACCGTGAGCAGCTCGACTTCTCCGAGCTGGACAAGATGCTCGGCGAGGCGGCCGGCAAGCCCGACCTGCACAAGAAGGACGAGAAGGGGCGGGACGGCGAGGGCCAGGCCGGGACCGGGGCCGACGGCGGGAGCGACGACGCCGAGTGA
- a CDS encoding molybdenum cofactor biosynthesis protein MoaE — protein sequence MATTSDHPGELAAPDPVKLIGIRETPLSVDEVFRAVGDDAAGGTALFVGTVRNHDGGTDVDRLGYSCHPSAEAEMRRIAEKVVAAYPVRALAAVHRVGDLEVGDLAVVVAVSCPHRGEAFDACRKLIDDLKHEVPIWKHQTFSDGTEEWVGAC from the coding sequence ATGGCAACCACGAGCGATCACCCGGGCGAGCTGGCCGCCCCGGACCCCGTCAAGCTGATCGGCATCCGGGAGACGCCCCTCTCCGTGGACGAGGTCTTCCGGGCCGTCGGGGACGACGCGGCCGGCGGTACCGCGCTGTTCGTGGGGACGGTGCGCAACCACGACGGAGGCACCGACGTAGACCGTCTCGGGTACTCCTGCCACCCCAGCGCCGAGGCCGAGATGCGGCGGATCGCCGAGAAGGTCGTCGCGGCGTACCCCGTACGGGCGCTCGCCGCCGTCCACCGTGTGGGGGACCTGGAGGTGGGAGACCTCGCCGTGGTCGTCGCCGTGTCCTGCCCGCACCGGGGAGAGGCCTTCGACGCGTGCCGGAAGCTGATCGACGACCTGAAGCACGAGGTGCCCATCTGGAAGCACCAGACGTTCTCCGACGGGACCGAGGAGTGGGTGGGTGCCTGCTGA
- a CDS encoding M48 family metallopeptidase: MSADPLHRAGASQRTPTNPPPDGSATSAIEVRRSTRRRRTVSAYREGDRTVVLIPARMSEAEERRWVSVMLDKLAAQESKRVLGDTELAERAERLSGQYFEGRARPASVRWVTNQNTRWGSCTPSEGSIRLSHRLQGMPEYVVDYVLLHELAHLLVPGHGPRFWRLLEAYPRTERARGYLEGVVAADRLPHVPGARNE, translated from the coding sequence GTGTCCGCCGACCCACTGCACCGCGCCGGGGCGTCCCAGCGCACACCGACGAATCCGCCGCCGGACGGCTCGGCGACGAGCGCGATCGAAGTCCGCAGGAGCACCCGGCGACGCCGGACGGTCTCCGCGTACCGCGAGGGCGACCGCACCGTCGTGCTGATCCCCGCCCGCATGTCCGAGGCGGAGGAGCGGCGCTGGGTGAGCGTCATGCTGGACAAGCTGGCCGCCCAGGAGAGCAAGCGCGTCCTCGGCGACACCGAGCTGGCCGAGCGCGCGGAGCGGCTGTCGGGCCAGTACTTCGAGGGGCGGGCCCGGCCCGCCTCGGTGCGCTGGGTCACCAACCAGAACACGCGCTGGGGCTCGTGCACGCCGTCCGAGGGAAGCATCCGGCTGTCGCACCGCCTGCAGGGCATGCCCGAGTACGTCGTCGACTACGTCCTTCTCCACGAGCTGGCGCATCTGCTCGTCCCCGGGCACGGGCCGCGTTTCTGGCGGCTGCTGGAGGCGTATCCGCGGACCGAACGGGCCCGGGGCTACCTCGAGGGCGTGGTCGCCGCCGACCGTCTGCCGCACGTGCCCGGCGCCCGCAACGAATAG